Proteins found in one Cricetulus griseus strain 17A/GY chromosome X, alternate assembly CriGri-PICRH-1.0, whole genome shotgun sequence genomic segment:
- the LOC100756273 gene encoding zinc finger protein 431, with translation MDAVTYDDVHINYTQEEWDLLNPSQKRLYKDGMLDTYRNLTDTGYSWEDHNIEEQCQSSRRCRR, from the coding sequence ATGGATGCAGTGACCTATGATGATGTTCACATCAACTACACTCAGGAAGAGTGGGATTTGCTGAATCCTTCCCAGAAACGTCTCTACAAAGATGGGATGCTTGACACCTACAGGAACCTCACTGACACAGGTTACAGTTGGGAAGACCATAATATtgaagaacaatgtcaaagttcTAGAAGATGTAGAAGGTAA